A single genomic interval of Agromyces cerinus harbors:
- a CDS encoding InlB B-repeat-containing protein produces MSKPGAALAHADGDARTRVRWSSRRPFRRFAAILTSLALGAGFALVGVAAPASAHHNTISPAVVCDADGTPSIEWTVTNSESKKDEKIIASSDERIVKVGTEIKKGKSATFTQADVTPGTYTLRLTAEWSNGAENDDSASITITEEQCETVPTVKKITFCHATHSETNPFVKLTTSVSAFFRSGHDKHQDLEDIYPAFSYIKHGKTYTVEARGDQSLLQYPDCTKPIVKIPVEGAPTYVDVCGPDNEKLTLPEDTATIDWNSSESNGVITVTATAKPGYEFTKDSKTEWTFTIDDEPCVVQVVGAPEFVDTCGPDNEKLTLPEDTATIDWNSSESNGVITVTATAKAGNVFPEGATTSWTFPIDDKPCVVQVVGAPEFSDKCGPDNEKLTVPEDTETIDWNSSEENGVITVTATAKAGNVFPEGATKTWTFTINDVPCIIEVVGEPTFSDKCGPDNEKLTVPEDTDTIDWSSSEENGTITVTATAKPGSAFPEGAKDEWTFTVDDSPCVIELVGAPEFSDTCGPDNEKLTVPEDTDTIDWASADVAGVWTVTATAKPGYAFAEGGPVTWTFPYSDADCIAPSLTGSFATGTCVADSPWITFDVEMTDPDKQSTGNTASLVLTDGTNTETIVLGDLKDGSLKGEVLWPGASVDEDGKANGWPGWALVGDKWIEVDDNFAWTRGDITAKLVVNPEVPVTISYPPATPECATGPKVTPPGGGEGSTPPEPNGAGLASTGFAGTSIAIVAGIIVIAGVAFLVVARIRRKRA; encoded by the coding sequence ATGAGCAAGCCCGGCGCCGCTCTGGCGCACGCCGACGGCGATGCCCGCACTCGCGTGCGATGGTCGTCACGACGCCCGTTCCGCCGCTTCGCGGCGATCCTCACCTCACTCGCGCTCGGCGCGGGATTCGCCCTCGTGGGCGTCGCGGCGCCCGCGAGCGCCCATCACAACACGATCAGCCCGGCGGTCGTCTGCGACGCCGACGGAACACCGTCGATCGAGTGGACGGTGACGAACTCCGAGTCCAAGAAGGACGAGAAGATCATCGCGTCGAGCGATGAGCGCATCGTGAAGGTCGGCACCGAGATCAAGAAGGGCAAGAGCGCGACCTTCACGCAGGCCGACGTGACGCCCGGCACCTACACCCTGAGGCTCACGGCCGAGTGGAGCAACGGCGCCGAGAATGACGACAGCGCCAGCATCACGATCACCGAAGAGCAGTGCGAGACCGTGCCGACGGTGAAGAAGATCACCTTCTGCCACGCCACGCACAGCGAGACGAACCCGTTCGTGAAGCTCACGACCTCGGTCAGCGCCTTCTTCCGCTCCGGTCACGACAAGCACCAGGACCTGGAAGACATCTACCCGGCGTTCAGCTACATCAAGCACGGCAAGACCTACACGGTCGAGGCCCGCGGCGATCAGAGCCTGCTCCAGTACCCGGACTGCACGAAGCCCATCGTCAAGATCCCGGTCGAGGGCGCGCCGACGTACGTCGACGTGTGCGGTCCCGACAACGAGAAGCTGACACTTCCCGAAGACACCGCGACGATCGACTGGAACTCGTCCGAGTCGAACGGCGTCATCACGGTGACGGCGACGGCGAAGCCCGGCTACGAGTTCACGAAGGACTCGAAGACCGAGTGGACCTTCACCATCGATGACGAGCCCTGTGTGGTGCAGGTCGTCGGTGCGCCCGAGTTCGTCGACACGTGCGGTCCCGACAACGAGAAGCTGACGCTTCCCGAAGACACCGCGACGATCGACTGGAACTCGTCCGAGTCGAACGGCGTCATCACCGTGACGGCGACGGCGAAGGCCGGAAACGTCTTCCCCGAGGGTGCGACGACGAGCTGGACCTTCCCGATCGACGACAAGCCCTGTGTGGTGCAGGTCGTCGGTGCGCCCGAGTTCTCCGACAAGTGCGGACCCGACAACGAGAAGCTCACGGTTCCCGAGGACACCGAGACGATCGACTGGAACTCGTCCGAGGAGAACGGCGTCATCACGGTGACGGCGACGGCGAAGGCCGGCAACGTCTTCCCCGAGGGTGCCACGAAGACCTGGACCTTCACGATCAACGACGTGCCGTGCATCATCGAGGTCGTCGGCGAGCCGACGTTCAGCGACAAGTGCGGTCCCGACAACGAGAAGCTGACGGTCCCCGAGGACACCGACACCATCGACTGGAGCTCGTCCGAGGAGAACGGCACGATCACGGTCACCGCGACCGCGAAGCCCGGCTCGGCGTTCCCCGAGGGCGCCAAGGACGAGTGGACGTTCACGGTCGATGACTCGCCCTGCGTGATCGAGCTCGTCGGCGCGCCCGAGTTCTCCGACACGTGCGGTCCCGACAACGAGAAGCTGACGGTCCCCGAGGACACCGACACCATCGACTGGGCCTCGGCCGACGTCGCCGGGGTCTGGACGGTCACGGCGACGGCGAAGCCCGGATACGCGTTCGCCGAGGGCGGCCCGGTCACCTGGACCTTCCCCTACTCCGACGCCGACTGCATCGCGCCGTCGCTCACCGGCTCGTTCGCGACCGGCACCTGCGTGGCGGACTCCCCGTGGATCACCTTCGACGTCGAGATGACCGACCCCGACAAGCAGTCGACCGGCAACACCGCCTCGCTCGTCCTGACCGACGGCACCAACACCGAGACGATCGTGCTCGGCGACCTGAAGGACGGCAGCCTGAAGGGCGAGGTGCTGTGGCCCGGCGCCTCGGTCGACGAAGACGGCAAGGCCAACGGCTGGCCGGGCTGGGCGCTCGTCGGCGACAAGTGGATCGAGGTCGACGACAACTTCGCCTGGACCCGCGGTGACATCACGGCCAAGCTCGTCGTGAACCCCGAGGTTCCGGTGACGATCTCGTACCCGCCGGCGACGCCCGAGTGCGCCACCGGCCCGAAGGTCACGCCCCCGGGCGGCGGCGAGGGCAGCACTCCGCCCGAGCCGAACGGCGCGGGTCTTGCCAGCACCGGTTTCGCCGGCACGTCGATCGCGATCGTCGCGGGCATCATCGTGATCGCCGGTGTCGCGTTCCTCGTGGTGGCTCGCATCCGCCGCAAGCGCGCGTAA